ATGTGGAAGGCGCCGGCGGCGATGAACAGGATGTGGTCGGTCCGCACCGGGCCGTGCTTGGTGGTGACGGTGGAGCCCTCGACGACCGGCAGCAGGTCGCGCTGGACGCCCTCGCGGCTGACGTCCGGGCCGTGCCCGCCGCGCCCGGTCGAGGCGATCTTGTCGATCTCGTCGATGAAGACGATGCCGCCCTGCTCGACCAGCTCCAGGGCCTGCTGCGCCAGCTGCTCCTGGTCGATCCGGCGGTCGAGCTCCTGGTCGGAGAGCACCTTGCGCGCCTGCGCGACGGTCATCACGCTCTCGCGGGTCTTCTTCGGGAAGAGCGAACCGAGGCCGTCGGCGAACGAGGCGTCCATCTCCTCCCCGGCCGCGGTGAAGATGTTGGCCAGCGGGACGCGCTGCGAGCTGGTCGTGATCGTGACGGTGCTCTCCTCCAGCACGCGCTCGCGGATCTGCTGGCGGATCTTCTCGCGCGAACGCTGCCAGCGCTGCTCGCGCTCCGGTTCGCCGCCGGCCGCGAGGGGCGGGAACAGCAGGTCGATGAGCTTCTCCTCGACCGCCGCCTCGAGGTCGGCGCGCAGCTCGTCCTCCTTGCGGCGGCGCAGCAGCGCGATGCCGACCTCCACGAGGTCGCGGATCATCGAATCCACGTCGCGGCCGACGTAGCCCTTCTCGGTGAACTTGGTGGCCTCGACCTTCAGGAAGGGCAGGCCCGCCAGCTGCGACAGGCGGCGCGCGATCTCGGTCTTCCCCACGCCGGTGGGCCCGATCATGATGATGTTGTTGGGCACGATCTCGGCGGCGGCCGCCGCCGGCAGCCGCAGGCGTCGCCAGCGGTTGCGCAGGGCGATCGCCACCGCGCGCTTGGCCCGGTCCTGCCCGATGATGTGGCGGTCGAGCTGCGCGACGATGGCCCGGCAGGACCACGTCGACGCTTCGCTCGCGAACTGCAGGGTCACGCGTCGTCCTCCCCCCCGCCGAGTTCCAGCAGGGTGACCTGGTCGTTGGTGTAGATGCAGATCTCGCCGGCCACGCGCAGCGACTCGCGGCAGATCCCGGCCGCCGGCAGCGCGGTATGGCGCAGCAGGGCCCGGGCCGCCGCCAGGGCGTACGGCGCACCGGAACCGACGGCGGCGCAGCCCTCCTCGCCCTCGATGACGTCGCCGTTGCCCGAGATCGTGTAGAGGTCGACGCCGTCGGTGCAGAGCAGCATGGCCTCCAGCCGCCGCAGCACCCGGTCGCTCCGCCACTGGCGGGCCATCTCCACGGCGGCGCGGCGCAGGTTGCCCCGCGACCGCTCGAGGTGGCCCTCGATCGCCTCGAACAACGTGAGCGCGTCGGCGGCGCCGCCGGCGAAGCCCACCAGGACCTTGCCGCCCAGCAGGCGGCGCACCTTGACCGCGCCGTGCTTGACGACCGTGGCGCCGAGGGTCACCTGTCCGTCGCTGGCGATCGCCGCGGCGCCGTCGCGCAGCACCGCCAGCACCGTCGTGCTGCGTCGTCTCATCCTGGTCTCCGTCCTGACCGGTGCCCCCGACCGCCGCTCATTCGGAGCGCGGGTGGGCCTTCCGGAACTCCTCCCGCAGCCGGGCCCGGGAGAGGTGGGTGTAGATCTGGGTCGTGGCCAGGTGCTCGTGCCCGAGCAGCTCCTGGACCACCCGGATGCCGGCGCCCCCGTCGAGCAGGTGGGTGGCGAAGGAATGGCGCAGGGTGTGGGGCGACACGCCGCGCAGGCCGGCCAGCTCGCCGGCGTGGCGCGCGACCATCGCCTGCACCGTGCGGTGCGCGATGCGGCGGCCGTGACGGGCGACGAACACCGGCCGCGAACGGTCGGTTCCGCGCAGCGTGCCGTCGCGCAGCCCCAGCAGGCCCTCGCCGTCGAGGCTGCCTTCGAGGTGCTGCAGCAGCGCCGCCGCAGTGGCCCCCAGCAGGGGCTGCAGGCGTTCCTTGTCGCCCTTGCCCCGCACGCGGACGCGCTCGCCGGGCAGGTCGAGGTCGCCCAGGTCCAGGCCGACGACCTCCGCGAGGCGCAGCCCCAGGCCGTAGACGGACTCCAGGATCGCGCGGTCGCGGCGGCCCCGGGGCGTCGTCGTGTCGGGCAGGGCCAGCAGGGCCTCGACAAGTTCCTCGGAGAGGTCGCGCGGCAGGCGCCGCTCCCTGCCCGCCGCGGTGCGGCCGCCGGACAGGGCCGGCGGCAGCGCCGGCAGCACCCCGTCGAGGTGCAGGTAACGGGCGAAGCCGCGGATCGCCGCCAGGTGGCGGGCGATGGTGGACTTGCTGCGGCCGCGCCGCCGCATCTGGGCCAGGTGGTCGCGCAGGGCGGGGCGCTCGGCGAAGAGGCGGCGCCAGTCGGCGTCGTCGGGCGCGTCGGGCAGGTGGCCGGCGGCGCGCGCGTCGGCGACGAAGTCGTCGAGGTCGCGGCCGTAGGCGGACACGGTCCGCAGGCTGCTCCCCTTCTCGGTCGCCAGATGGCGTCGGAACTCCTGCACGCGGTCCACGGTCACCTCCCCCGCGAATCTACCATCGGCCCCCGGGGGTGGCAAGCAGGGCCGCGTCGCCGCCCGGCTACGGCGCCAGCAGCGCGGACGACGCGGGCTCGGCGAGATGCGCGCGCAGGGCCGCGAGCGAGCGTTCGGCCAGGATCTCCTTGCGCTGCTGCCGCCCGCGCCGACCGCGGGCGGCGTCCGGCGCGACCGGCAGCAGGCCGAAGTTGGCGTTCATCGGGCTGAAGCGGCGGCTGGTGCCGTCGCGCAGGAACCCGTCGAGCAGGGCCCCCAGCAGTGTCTGGTCCGGCCAGTCAGGCAGGTCGATCGCCCGCAGAGCGGCCGCCAGGCGCCAGGCCGTGGTCAGGCCCGAGGCGATCGACTCCACGTAGCCCTCGACGCCCGTGATCTGGCCGGCGAAGCGGATCCGCGCGTCGCCGCGCAGGGCGAAGCGGGAGTCCAGCACGCGGGGCGCGTCGAGGTAGAGGTTGCGGTGCAGCTGCCCGTAGCGCACGAACTCCGCGCGCTCCAGTCCCGGGATCATCCGGAAGACGCGGCGCTGCTCGCCCTGCTTCAGCCGCGTCTGGAAGCCCACCAGCCCGTAGATGGTGCCGGCCTCGTTCTCCTGGCGCAGTTGCACCACGGCGTGGGCCCGCTCGCCCGTCCGCGGATGCCGCAGGCCCACCG
The window above is part of the bacterium genome. Proteins encoded here:
- the hslU gene encoding ATP-dependent protease ATPase subunit HslU; protein product: MTLQFASEASTWSCRAIVAQLDRHIIGQDRAKRAVAIALRNRWRRLRLPAAAAAEIVPNNIIMIGPTGVGKTEIARRLSQLAGLPFLKVEATKFTEKGYVGRDVDSMIRDLVEVGIALLRRRKEDELRADLEAAVEEKLIDLLFPPLAAGGEPEREQRWQRSREKIRQQIRERVLEESTVTITTSSQRVPLANIFTAAGEEMDASFADGLGSLFPKKTRESVMTVAQARKVLSDQELDRRIDQEQLAQQALELVEQGGIVFIDEIDKIASTGRGGHGPDVSREGVQRDLLPVVEGSTVTTKHGPVRTDHILFIAAGAFHMSKPSDLIPELQGRFPIRVELDHLAEEHYLRILREPDSSLLKQYQALLAADGVTVSFTDEAVERLAGIAMELNRRLENIGARRLQTIMAQLLDELLFDAPEVAGGSVTVDGDYVERRLADLV
- a CDS encoding tyrosine-type recombinase/integrase, with translation MDRVQEFRRHLATEKGSSLRTVSAYGRDLDDFVADARAAGHLPDAPDDADWRRLFAERPALRDHLAQMRRRGRSKSTIARHLAAIRGFARYLHLDGVLPALPPALSGGRTAAGRERRLPRDLSEELVEALLALPDTTTPRGRRDRAILESVYGLGLRLAEVVGLDLGDLDLPGERVRVRGKGDKERLQPLLGATAAALLQHLEGSLDGEGLLGLRDGTLRGTDRSRPVFVARHGRRIAHRTVQAMVARHAGELAGLRGVSPHTLRHSFATHLLDGGAGIRVVQELLGHEHLATTQIYTHLSRARLREEFRKAHPRSE
- the hslV gene encoding ATP-dependent protease subunit HslV, with protein sequence MRRRSTTVLAVLRDGAAAIASDGQVTLGATVVKHGAVKVRRLLGGKVLVGFAGGAADALTLFEAIEGHLERSRGNLRRAAVEMARQWRSDRVLRRLEAMLLCTDGVDLYTISGNGDVIEGEEGCAAVGSGAPYALAAARALLRHTALPAAGICRESLRVAGEICIYTNDQVTLLELGGGEDDA